The genome window CGATGAGATCACATCCGCCCTCGAATTTCTGATCAAGAACGAATACATGACCGGGCAAACAATCGTCGTGGATGGCGGCTATTCATTGGTTTGATTGTGCCATGTGCCATCGGCAGGGGATCCCATTTATGGCGCTTATCTTATTTCTGGCATGGATTAGGCATATCCACGGGTGAGAGGGCTTTTGCGATCAGTTCGTCTGCATCCAGCGCATTCCAAATATTCGCGTCAACCGTATCCCAGTGCCATATCAGCCAGCCATCGAAACCATACTGGCAGGATTCAACCTGCCAGTCCTGAAGCGCCCTTGCACCCGTCCGTGCCGTCCCAAACTGTGATTTGAAGGCTCCGAATTCGCCCATGATGATGGGTTTCTCCTCCAGCCCGTTGATCTTGAAATTTTCAACCGTCTTTTTCAGGCTGAAATTGAAGCCGGGATAGGCGTGAAGGTCAATGAAGTCTGCGCTGGACTCCCAGATCGCCTTTTCAGTCGCCACCAGGCGCGGGTCTCCAATGTTCACCGGATTGGGTCCCTGTGGAACGAAGAAACCGATGGTTACAAGGGCGGTGGGGTCAACCTTTAGAATTTCCGCACGTACTGTATCGATGAAATGCACGATTCCCTCATCGATCATCGGGGTCCAGTTTTCCTTTGAACTCAGGTCGTAACTTCTTCCGTTGGCGGTCGTGACGACCCTGTTCAATGTGAAGGGCGGGGAGTTGGTGTCGAAGTAGGCTTCGTTGCGCAATTGATAGGCAAGGATGTGCTCGGTCGGCGCGCCGCGTGCGTGTAACTCCTTGATCACATCCTGGAAGAGCAGGGCGGTCCCTTCGATACCGCCCTT of Anaerolineales bacterium contains these proteins:
- a CDS encoding cellulase family glycosylhydrolase, producing MATSIPVPEHIIGVRVVDGIGEFYDRRVGEKFVPRGANYLYMGEIREVHGGGSYIENATFDTNHYDPQRTETALSGMREHGYNTVRVFITDSTHGVVGFSRRVEHEYMDNLADFLTRAKAHDIFVIFTIDWLPGGIYGEVMNRDCCDTFGSTTVQMLTKGGIEGTALLFQDVIKELHARGAPTEHILAYQLRNEAYFDTNSPPFTLNRVVTTANGRSYDLSSKENWTPMIDEGIVHFIDTVRAEILKVDPTALVTIGFFVPQGPNPVNIGDPRLVATEKAIWESSADFIDLHAYPGFNFSLKKTVENFKINGLEEKPIIMGEFGAFKSQFGTARTGARALQDWQVESCQYGFDGWLIWHWDTVDANIWNALDADELIAKALSPVDMPNPCQK